The Anas acuta chromosome 2, bAnaAcu1.1, whole genome shotgun sequence genome contains a region encoding:
- the VCPIP1 gene encoding deubiquitinating protein VCPIP1 isoform X2: protein MSQPQQQPPPPSPQQPAQQQQAAGGGKKRERRIFSGTCPEPKCQARLFFPAAGPQGGGSIECTECGRRHEQRQLLAVEEVPDPDVVLHNLLRSALLGAGPARRSAELVKVMGLSNYHCKLLAPILARYGMDKQTGKAKLLREMNQGEVFDCSLLGDRAFLIEPEHVETVGYGKDRSGSLVYLHDTLEDIKKANNSQECLIPVHVDGDGHCLVHAVSRALVGRELFWHALRENLKKHFEENLSHYKALFHDFIDAAEWEDIINECDPLFVPPEGVPMGLRNIHIFGLANVLHRPIILLDSLSGMRSSGDYSATFLPGLVPLEKCMGKDGMLNKPICIAWSSSGRNHYIPLVGIKGAALPKLPRKLLPKAWGVPQDLIKKYIKLEEDGGCIIGGDRSLQDKYLMRLVAAMEEVFMSKHGIHPSLVADVHQYFYRRTGVIGVQPEEVTAAAKKAVTDNRLHRCLICGALSEHHVPPEWLAPGGKLYNLAKSTHGQLRPDKNYSFPLNSLVCSYNPAKDVLVPDYSLSSLTACNWCHGNLVRRVREDGSVSYLDGDRTNTRSTGGKCGCGFKHYWEGKEYDNLPEAFPITLEWGGRVVRETVYWFQYESDTSLNSNVYDVAMKLVTKHFPGEFGSEILVQKVVNTILHQTAKKNPDDYTPVNIDGAHAQRADEVQQGQEAEAQLPTKIILTGQKTKTLHKEELNMSKTERTIQQNIADQASVMQKRKSEKLKQEHKGQPRTASPGAGREGPSSAPATPTKAPYSPTSTKEKKIRITTNDGRQSMLTLKCTTTFLELQESIAREFNIPPYLQCIRYGFPPKELLPPKEGMENEPVPLQHGDRIAIEILKGKEESSQPAAAHSAHAVKHEDVAVTSKISSKELQEQVDKEMYSLCLLATLMGLADGKHCTFPHLPGKNFVYNAAEDRLELCVDAAGHFPIGPDVEDLVKEALSQVRAEATSRSREASPSHGMLKLGSGGVVKKKSEQLHNITAFQGKGHSLGTASSSQQHDQRARETPLLRKPSTETDFSPAKIEPSAFTAASGNSELIRIAPGVVTMRDSRQLDPTLIEAQRKKLQEMVSSIQASMDRHLRDQNTEQSASVDVSQRKVEAVSSTAKTGSFQAGLPESFPAPGGTERLNAESTDGNMVNSVGATFPARSKAQKGSSVEELEEMDSQDAGITNVTEPMDHS from the exons ATGTCCCagccgcagcagcagccgccgccgccgtccccTCAGCAGCcggcgcagcagcagcaggcggcgggcggcggcaaGAAGCGGGAGCGGCGCATCTTCTCGGGCACCTGCCCCGAGCCCAAATGCCAGGCGCGGCTGTTCTTCCCGGCCGCCGGGCCGCAGGGCGGCGGCAGCATCGAGTGCACCGAGTGCGGGCGGCGCCACGAGCAGCGGCAGCTGCTGGCGGTGGAGGAGGTGCCGGACCCCGACGTGGTGCTGCACAACCTGCTGCGCAGCGCCCTGCTGGgagccggcccggcccggcgcaGCGCCGAGCTGGTGAAGGTGATGGGGCTGTCCAACTACCACTGCAAGCTGCTGGCCCCCATCCTGGCCCGCTACGGCATGGACAAGCAGACGGGCAAGGccaagctgctgagggagatgAACCAAGGGGAGGTGTTTGACTGCTCCCTGCTGGGCGACCGCGCCTTCCTCATCGAGCCCGAGCACGTGGAGACCGTGGGCTACGGCAAGGACCGCTCGGGCAGCCTGGTGTACCTGCACGACACCCTGGAGGACAtcaagaaggccaacaacaGCCAGGAGTGCCTCATCCCCGTCCACGTGGACGGCGACGGCCACTGCCTGGTCCACGCGGTGTCGCGGGCGCTGGTGGGGCGGGAGCTGTTCTGGCACGCGCTGCGGGAGAACCTGAAGAAGCACTTTGAGGAGAACCTGAGCCACTACAAGGCGCTCTTCCACGACTTCATCGACGCGGCCGAGTGGGAGGACATCATCAACGAGTGCGACCCCTTGTTCGTGCCGCCGGAAGGCGTGCCAATGGGCCTGAGGAACATCCACATCTTCGGGCTGGCCAACGTGCTTCACCGGCCCATCATCCTGTTAGACTCCCTGAGCGGGATGCGCAGCTCCGGGGATTACTCGGCGACCTTCCTCCCCGGCCTGGTACCCCTGGAGAAGTGCATGGGGAAGGACGGCATGCTGAACAAGCCGATCTGCATCGCCTGGAGTAGTTCAGGGCGGAACCATTACATCCCTCTGGTTGGAATAAAAGGTGCTGCTTTGCCGAAACTGCCTAGGAAGCTCCTTCCCAAAGCCTGGGGAGTTCCTCAAGACCTCATCAAAAAGTACATCAAGTTGGAGGAGGACGGCGGTTGCATTATCGGCGGAGACAGAAGCCTGCAAGATAAGTACTTGATGAGGCTGGTTGCTGCCATGGAGGAGGTTTTCATGAGCAAACACGGTATTCATCCCAGTCTCGTTGCCGATGTGCATCAGTATTTCTACAGGAGGACTGGCGTCATAGGAGTCCAGCCCGAAGAAGTCACTGCAGCTGCCAAAAAAGCGGTGACGGACAACCGCCTCCACAGGTGCCTCATCTGCGGGGCCCTGTCGGAGCACCACGTGCCTCCGGAGTGGCTGGCGCCGGGCGGGAAGTTGTACAACCTGGCGAAAAGCACCCACGGGCAGCTCCGGCCTGACAAAAACTACAGCTTTCCCCTCAACAGCTTGGTGTGCTCTTACAACCCTGCGAAGGACGTGCTGGTGCCCGACTACAGCCTGAGCAGCCTGACGGCGTGCAACTGGTGCCACGGCAACTTGGTGCGCCGTGTCAGGGAGGACGGCTCCGTCTCCTACCTGGACGGAGACAGAACGAACACCAGGTCCACGGGCGGCAAGTGTGGCTGCGGGTTCAAGCACTACTGGGAAGGCAAAGAATATGACAACCTGCCCGAAGCCTTCCCAATCACTCTGGAATGGGGTGGAAGAGTGGTGAGGGAGACGGTCTATTGGTTCCAGTACGAAAGCGACACCTCTCTGAATAGCAACGTGTACGATGTCGCCATGAAGCTCGTTACCAAGCACTTCCCCGGGGAGTTTGGTAGCGAGATTCTTGTTCAGAAAGTGGTCAACACGATATTGCATCAAACTGCCAAGAAGAACCCCGACGACTATACCCCTGTAAATATCGATGGTGCCCACGCCCAAAGAGCTGATGAGGTGCAGCAAGGACAAGAGGCAGAGGCGCAGCTTCCCACCAAAATCATTCTGACCGGACAGAAGACAAAAACTTTGCACAAGGAGGAGCTAAACATGAGCAAAACCGAAAGAACTATTCAGCAGAACATTGCAGACCAGGCTTCCGTGATGCAGAAACGGAAAAGCGAAAAATTGAAACAAGAGCATAAAGGGCAACCGAGGACTGCTTCCCCGGGGGCTGGTCGTGAGGGGCCGTCCTCCGCGCCCGCTACGCCAACGAAAGCCCCGTACTCACCCACGTcaacaaaggagaagaaaatccGAATAACGACCAACGATGGCAGGCAGTCGATGCTGACCCTGAAGTGCACCACCACcttcctggagctgcaggagagcatAGCTAGAGAATTCAATATTCCTCCCTACTTGCAGTGCATTCGCTACGGCTTTCCTCCgaaagagctgctgcctcccaaAGAAGGCATGGAGAACGAGCCCGTGCCGCTGCAGCACGGTGACAGAATTGCCATAGAGATCCTGAAAGGCAAGGAGGAGAGCAGCCAGCCCGCTGCAGCGCACTCGGCCCATGCCGTGAAGCATGAAGACGTCGCTGTGACTAGTAAAATCTCATCGAAGGAGCTGCAAGAGCAGGTCGACAAGGAGATGTACTCGCTGTGTCTTCTAGCAACACTGATGG GTTTGGCTGATGGCAAGCACTGTACTTTTCCGCATCTGCCTGGTAAAAACTTTGTGTACAATGCAGCAGAAGATCGATTAGAGCTGTGTGTGGATGCTGCTGGGCACTTCCCCATCGGTCCTGATGTTGAAGACTTAGTGAAAGAGGCCTTAAGTCAAGTGCGCGCCGAAGCTACTTCGAGGAGCAGGGAGGCAAGCCCTTCGCATGGAATGCTGAAGCTGGGTAGTGGTGGAgtagtgaaaaagaaatctgaacaACTGCATAACATAACTGCATTTCAAGGCAAGGGCCATTCCCTAGGAACTGCATCCAGTAGTCAACAGCACGATCAAAGAGCCAGGGAAACACCACTCTTAAGAAAGCCTAGCACAGAAACGGACTTCAGTCCTGCTAAAATTGAGCCTTCCGCATTCACAGCTGCTTCTGGTAACAGTGAGCTTATCCGAATAGCTCCTGGGGTGGTGACGATGAGAGACAGCAGGCAGCTTGACCCCACTTTGATTGAGGCACAGAGAAAAAAGTTGCAGGAGATGGTCTCTTCCATTCAGGCTTCAATGGATAGACACTTGCGGGATCAGAATACAGAGCAGTCAGCATCAGTTGATGTCTCTCAAAGAAAAGTAGAGGCAGTGAGTTCAACTGCTAAAACTGGGAGCTTTCAGGCTGGCTTACCCGAGTCGTTTCCTGCACCAGGTGGTACTGAACGCTTGAATGCTGAATCAACTGATGGTAACATGGTGAATTCTGTGGGAGCAACTTTCCCTGCAAGGTCTAAAGCACAAAAGGGAAGTTCTGTTGAGGAGCTTGAGGAGATGGATAGTCAAGATGCAGGAATTACTAATGTTACTGAGCCAATGGATCACTCTTGA
- the VCPIP1 gene encoding deubiquitinating protein VCPIP1 isoform X1, with protein sequence MSQPQQQPPPPSPQQPAQQQQAAGGGKKRERRIFSGTCPEPKCQARLFFPAAGPQGGGSIECTECGRRHEQRQLLAVEEVPDPDVVLHNLLRSALLGAGPARRSAELVKVMGLSNYHCKLLAPILARYGMDKQTGKAKLLREMNQGEVFDCSLLGDRAFLIEPEHVETVGYGKDRSGSLVYLHDTLEDIKKANNSQECLIPVHVDGDGHCLVHAVSRALVGRELFWHALRENLKKHFEENLSHYKALFHDFIDAAEWEDIINECDPLFVPPEGVPMGLRNIHIFGLANVLHRPIILLDSLSGMRSSGDYSATFLPGLVPLEKCMGKDGMLNKPICIAWSSSGRNHYIPLVGIKGAALPKLPRKLLPKAWGVPQDLIKKYIKLEEDGGCIIGGDRSLQDKYLMRLVAAMEEVFMSKHGIHPSLVADVHQYFYRRTGVIGVQPEEVTAAAKKAVTDNRLHRCLICGALSEHHVPPEWLAPGGKLYNLAKSTHGQLRPDKNYSFPLNSLVCSYNPAKDVLVPDYSLSSLTACNWCHGNLVRRVREDGSVSYLDGDRTNTRSTGGKCGCGFKHYWEGKEYDNLPEAFPITLEWGGRVVRETVYWFQYESDTSLNSNVYDVAMKLVTKHFPGEFGSEILVQKVVNTILHQTAKKNPDDYTPVNIDGAHAQRADEVQQGQEAEAQLPTKIILTGQKTKTLHKEELNMSKTERTIQQNIADQASVMQKRKSEKLKQEHKGQPRTASPGAGREGPSSAPATPTKAPYSPTSTKEKKIRITTNDGRQSMLTLKCTTTFLELQESIAREFNIPPYLQCIRYGFPPKELLPPKEGMENEPVPLQHGDRIAIEILKGKEESSQPAAAHSAHAVKHEDVAVTSKISSKELQEQVDKEMYSLCLLATLMGEDVWSYAKGLPQLFQQGGVFYSIMKKTTGLADGKHCTFPHLPGKNFVYNAAEDRLELCVDAAGHFPIGPDVEDLVKEALSQVRAEATSRSREASPSHGMLKLGSGGVVKKKSEQLHNITAFQGKGHSLGTASSSQQHDQRARETPLLRKPSTETDFSPAKIEPSAFTAASGNSELIRIAPGVVTMRDSRQLDPTLIEAQRKKLQEMVSSIQASMDRHLRDQNTEQSASVDVSQRKVEAVSSTAKTGSFQAGLPESFPAPGGTERLNAESTDGNMVNSVGATFPARSKAQKGSSVEELEEMDSQDAGITNVTEPMDHS encoded by the exons ATGTCCCagccgcagcagcagccgccgccgccgtccccTCAGCAGCcggcgcagcagcagcaggcggcgggcggcggcaaGAAGCGGGAGCGGCGCATCTTCTCGGGCACCTGCCCCGAGCCCAAATGCCAGGCGCGGCTGTTCTTCCCGGCCGCCGGGCCGCAGGGCGGCGGCAGCATCGAGTGCACCGAGTGCGGGCGGCGCCACGAGCAGCGGCAGCTGCTGGCGGTGGAGGAGGTGCCGGACCCCGACGTGGTGCTGCACAACCTGCTGCGCAGCGCCCTGCTGGgagccggcccggcccggcgcaGCGCCGAGCTGGTGAAGGTGATGGGGCTGTCCAACTACCACTGCAAGCTGCTGGCCCCCATCCTGGCCCGCTACGGCATGGACAAGCAGACGGGCAAGGccaagctgctgagggagatgAACCAAGGGGAGGTGTTTGACTGCTCCCTGCTGGGCGACCGCGCCTTCCTCATCGAGCCCGAGCACGTGGAGACCGTGGGCTACGGCAAGGACCGCTCGGGCAGCCTGGTGTACCTGCACGACACCCTGGAGGACAtcaagaaggccaacaacaGCCAGGAGTGCCTCATCCCCGTCCACGTGGACGGCGACGGCCACTGCCTGGTCCACGCGGTGTCGCGGGCGCTGGTGGGGCGGGAGCTGTTCTGGCACGCGCTGCGGGAGAACCTGAAGAAGCACTTTGAGGAGAACCTGAGCCACTACAAGGCGCTCTTCCACGACTTCATCGACGCGGCCGAGTGGGAGGACATCATCAACGAGTGCGACCCCTTGTTCGTGCCGCCGGAAGGCGTGCCAATGGGCCTGAGGAACATCCACATCTTCGGGCTGGCCAACGTGCTTCACCGGCCCATCATCCTGTTAGACTCCCTGAGCGGGATGCGCAGCTCCGGGGATTACTCGGCGACCTTCCTCCCCGGCCTGGTACCCCTGGAGAAGTGCATGGGGAAGGACGGCATGCTGAACAAGCCGATCTGCATCGCCTGGAGTAGTTCAGGGCGGAACCATTACATCCCTCTGGTTGGAATAAAAGGTGCTGCTTTGCCGAAACTGCCTAGGAAGCTCCTTCCCAAAGCCTGGGGAGTTCCTCAAGACCTCATCAAAAAGTACATCAAGTTGGAGGAGGACGGCGGTTGCATTATCGGCGGAGACAGAAGCCTGCAAGATAAGTACTTGATGAGGCTGGTTGCTGCCATGGAGGAGGTTTTCATGAGCAAACACGGTATTCATCCCAGTCTCGTTGCCGATGTGCATCAGTATTTCTACAGGAGGACTGGCGTCATAGGAGTCCAGCCCGAAGAAGTCACTGCAGCTGCCAAAAAAGCGGTGACGGACAACCGCCTCCACAGGTGCCTCATCTGCGGGGCCCTGTCGGAGCACCACGTGCCTCCGGAGTGGCTGGCGCCGGGCGGGAAGTTGTACAACCTGGCGAAAAGCACCCACGGGCAGCTCCGGCCTGACAAAAACTACAGCTTTCCCCTCAACAGCTTGGTGTGCTCTTACAACCCTGCGAAGGACGTGCTGGTGCCCGACTACAGCCTGAGCAGCCTGACGGCGTGCAACTGGTGCCACGGCAACTTGGTGCGCCGTGTCAGGGAGGACGGCTCCGTCTCCTACCTGGACGGAGACAGAACGAACACCAGGTCCACGGGCGGCAAGTGTGGCTGCGGGTTCAAGCACTACTGGGAAGGCAAAGAATATGACAACCTGCCCGAAGCCTTCCCAATCACTCTGGAATGGGGTGGAAGAGTGGTGAGGGAGACGGTCTATTGGTTCCAGTACGAAAGCGACACCTCTCTGAATAGCAACGTGTACGATGTCGCCATGAAGCTCGTTACCAAGCACTTCCCCGGGGAGTTTGGTAGCGAGATTCTTGTTCAGAAAGTGGTCAACACGATATTGCATCAAACTGCCAAGAAGAACCCCGACGACTATACCCCTGTAAATATCGATGGTGCCCACGCCCAAAGAGCTGATGAGGTGCAGCAAGGACAAGAGGCAGAGGCGCAGCTTCCCACCAAAATCATTCTGACCGGACAGAAGACAAAAACTTTGCACAAGGAGGAGCTAAACATGAGCAAAACCGAAAGAACTATTCAGCAGAACATTGCAGACCAGGCTTCCGTGATGCAGAAACGGAAAAGCGAAAAATTGAAACAAGAGCATAAAGGGCAACCGAGGACTGCTTCCCCGGGGGCTGGTCGTGAGGGGCCGTCCTCCGCGCCCGCTACGCCAACGAAAGCCCCGTACTCACCCACGTcaacaaaggagaagaaaatccGAATAACGACCAACGATGGCAGGCAGTCGATGCTGACCCTGAAGTGCACCACCACcttcctggagctgcaggagagcatAGCTAGAGAATTCAATATTCCTCCCTACTTGCAGTGCATTCGCTACGGCTTTCCTCCgaaagagctgctgcctcccaaAGAAGGCATGGAGAACGAGCCCGTGCCGCTGCAGCACGGTGACAGAATTGCCATAGAGATCCTGAAAGGCAAGGAGGAGAGCAGCCAGCCCGCTGCAGCGCACTCGGCCCATGCCGTGAAGCATGAAGACGTCGCTGTGACTAGTAAAATCTCATCGAAGGAGCTGCAAGAGCAGGTCGACAAGGAGATGTACTCGCTGTGTCTTCTAGCAACACTGATGG GAGAAGATGTTTGGTCTTATGCAAAGGGGCTTCCTCAGTTGTTTCAGCAGGGTGGAGTGTTCTACAGCATAATGAAGAAAACCACAG GTTTGGCTGATGGCAAGCACTGTACTTTTCCGCATCTGCCTGGTAAAAACTTTGTGTACAATGCAGCAGAAGATCGATTAGAGCTGTGTGTGGATGCTGCTGGGCACTTCCCCATCGGTCCTGATGTTGAAGACTTAGTGAAAGAGGCCTTAAGTCAAGTGCGCGCCGAAGCTACTTCGAGGAGCAGGGAGGCAAGCCCTTCGCATGGAATGCTGAAGCTGGGTAGTGGTGGAgtagtgaaaaagaaatctgaacaACTGCATAACATAACTGCATTTCAAGGCAAGGGCCATTCCCTAGGAACTGCATCCAGTAGTCAACAGCACGATCAAAGAGCCAGGGAAACACCACTCTTAAGAAAGCCTAGCACAGAAACGGACTTCAGTCCTGCTAAAATTGAGCCTTCCGCATTCACAGCTGCTTCTGGTAACAGTGAGCTTATCCGAATAGCTCCTGGGGTGGTGACGATGAGAGACAGCAGGCAGCTTGACCCCACTTTGATTGAGGCACAGAGAAAAAAGTTGCAGGAGATGGTCTCTTCCATTCAGGCTTCAATGGATAGACACTTGCGGGATCAGAATACAGAGCAGTCAGCATCAGTTGATGTCTCTCAAAGAAAAGTAGAGGCAGTGAGTTCAACTGCTAAAACTGGGAGCTTTCAGGCTGGCTTACCCGAGTCGTTTCCTGCACCAGGTGGTACTGAACGCTTGAATGCTGAATCAACTGATGGTAACATGGTGAATTCTGTGGGAGCAACTTTCCCTGCAAGGTCTAAAGCACAAAAGGGAAGTTCTGTTGAGGAGCTTGAGGAGATGGATAGTCAAGATGCAGGAATTACTAATGTTACTGAGCCAATGGATCACTCTTGA